The sequence GGCAAGCGGCTGGAAGGCGTGAGCGCCGAGGAGGGCGCGGCGGAAATCCTCAAGCTGCTGCGTGAGGAAGGCGTGCTGCGCTGAAGTCGCGCAGACGGTAAAAAGCCCCTGTCAGCCGAGCTGACAGGGGCTTTTTCATGCAACACAGAAAGTCGCTCCTCACAGAAGGTCGCTCCTTACAGAAAGGTCACTCCTCCCACTGCCAGTCCTCATCGTTCAAGGGTTCGGGCGAGGTGTGCTCGTCGGTGCCCTGGGGGGCCTTGCGCGCTGCCTGACTGGCTTCGCGCTGGCGCATCGGCATGTTGTCGATCACCTGATAGATCTGGGCGGGGGAGACGAAGCCTTCCTGCTGCATCTTCTTGCCGCCGTCCTTGCCCATCAGAATGACGGTGAAGGGCGCGCCCTCGCGCAGTTGCATGGCATCGCGCAGGGCACGCACCTCCTCGAAGCTCATCGGCACGCCATCGTGGATGCCGCGCGTGCCCATCAGCGTATAGAGCGTCATGTCGCGTTGCTGCATCTCGCCACGCGTGGCGCGCAGTTCCTCGCGCTGACGCTCGAGATCCCGGTCCTGCTCATCCGGCGCGATCAGCACCAGCGAGCGTCGGTTCCAGGTCTCGCCCAGCAGCGGGTTGGCGGCAGGGTCGACATTGGCGGCGGTCATGGTGGTCTCCGCGGTGT comes from bacterium Scap17 and encodes:
- a CDS encoding DUF4174 domain-containing protein codes for the protein MSTHIPSTQRLSKQKLSSQVLSSQVLSTQIPSALPRRLSHHRLTPGLMSLLLLALLPALLLSSPVHAISLLDSDADLNAPAETSTGAPPPPTSPDTAETTMTAANVDPAANPLLGETWNRRSLVLIAPDEQDRDLERQREELRATRGEMQQRDMTLYTLMGTRGIHDGVPMSFEEVRALRDAMQLREGAPFTVILMGKDGGKKMQQEGFVSPAQIYQVIDNMPMRQREASQAARKAPQGTDEHTSPEPLNDEDWQWEE